The following DNA comes from Candidatus Desulfofervidus auxilii.
ACAATATTATTTAAAACAAAAATCTGAGGGACAAAAACTTACAATCATTAATTTCAATCCTTGGTGGTTTTCTAGTGAAGAGGCATTATTGCATCAATTTTTTGAGGAAATAAAAATTGGTTTTGAAGGGAAAAGATCCTTAAAAGGGCTTGCTAAACCAGTGTCAGAATTAGCTGATAAATTAGTTCCACAACCTTGGGGTAAAATTCTTTCAGTGGTTATACAACACGCTGCATCCGAAAAGTCCATTTATGAAATTAGAGAAAAAATTATTCAAGAACTTCTGCAAGCTAATGAGCGCTTTTTGATTATAATAGATGATATTGATAGATTATCCACAAAAGAAATTAGAAGCCTATTTAAAGTTATTAAGGCAGTAGCTAACTTTCCGAATACTATTTATTTGCTCGCATTTGATAAGACAGTAGTAGCCAACGCTTTAGCAGATGCTCAAAAAGGAATTTCAGGAGAAGATTATTTAGAGAAAATAGTCCAAGTCTCATTAGAATTACCTGCTTTCGAAAAGATTTATTTAAGAAGATTTCTTTTTGAGCAGTTAAATCTAATTTTAGAAGATACACCAGAAGAATTATTTGATCAAACTTATTGGGGCAATATGTATTGGGCAGGCATTGACCATTTTATTAACACTATGCGAGATGTAAAACGTCTTTTGAATGCTCTGAAGCTTACTTACCCCCGCGTAAAAGGAGAAGTTAATCCTGTAGATTTTATTGCTATAGAGAGTATCAGAATTTTTTGCCCTGATGTTTACTTTTTAATCCGTAATAATCCTGAAAAGTTTGCTGGAAGTTTAAGTGACTTTATAGAATCAGAAAGAGAAGAACTTAAAGTTTTTCATGAGGGATGGCTTAAACAAGCGCCTGAAAAATGTGGAAAATTTCTTCAAGATATGCTCAAAAAACTTTTTCCAAAACTGGATAGTGTTTTAAAAGGCATTACTTATGGATCTGACTGGGAAAGTGAATGGCGAAAGCATTTAAGAATTTGCAGTCCAGATATTTTTCCTACATATTTTCAATTGAGCGTGCCGTCTGGGAGTATTTCCTATTTAGAGATGAAAACTTTTCTTTCTCATGCTTCTGAGAAGGAAAGATTTATAAAAATATTACTTGATTTATCTCAGAAAAAATGCCCAGATGGTTCTTCAAAAGTAAGTGTATTTCTAGAAAGAATGTTGGATTACGCAGATGACATACCTATAGAGCACATTCCTAACATTTTAGATGTGCTTTTTGATATAGGAGATGATTTATTATTAGCTGAAGATGAAAAATTCGTTATGTCAATGTCTATCGATAACAATATGCGGATAGGGTGGATTGTGTTTAAATTACTTGAGAGACTTAACTCTAGTCAAAAAAGATTTGAAGTTCTCAAAAAAGCCTTCTTACAAGGAAAGGCAGTTTCAACAATTGTGGATAAAGTAGTTGTATTAGGACGACAGCATGGCAAATATACTACCAAAAAACCAAGTCCATCCGAAGAAAAATTAATAAACATAGAACATTTAGCCGAACTAGAAAAAATCGCTCTGGAGAAAATAAAGATGGCTGTTCAAAAAGGAGAACTCTTATATAAACCGAACCTTCCTTTGATTCTTCATTACTGGC
Coding sequences within:
- a CDS encoding AAA family ATPase, encoding MITVSEDTTKIKQILTDEPLKNPQDDFFGYAKFAEHLADAICKVEIPECLIFAVCGPWGAGKTTVLNFVQYYLKQKSEGQKLTIINFNPWWFSSEEALLHQFFEEIKIGFEGKRSLKGLAKPVSELADKLVPQPWGKILSVVIQHAASEKSIYEIREKIIQELLQANERFLIIIDDIDRLSTKEIRSLFKVIKAVANFPNTIYLLAFDKTVVANALADAQKGISGEDYLEKIVQVSLELPAFEKIYLRRFLFEQLNLILEDTPEELFDQTYWGNMYWAGIDHFINTMRDVKRLLNALKLTYPRVKGEVNPVDFIAIESIRIFCPDVYFLIRNNPEKFAGSLSDFIESEREELKVFHEGWLKQAPEKCGKFLQDMLKKLFPKLDSVLKGITYGSDWESEWRKHLRICSPDIFPTYFQLSVPSGSISYLEMKTFLSHASEKERFIKILLDLSQKKCPDGSSKVSVFLERMLDYADDIPIEHIPNILDVLFDIGDDLLLAEDEKFVMSMSIDNNMRIGWIVFKLLERLNSSQKRFEVLKKAFLQGKAVSTIVDKVVVLGRQHGKYTTKKPSPSEEKLINIEHLAELEKIALEKIKMAVQKGELLYKPNLPLILHYWQDWEGEDVVKKWVEKVIETDKGLVVLLTAFLNEVRSWGEGDYVARENWHLDLQVLEPYLDLNATYNRCKNLLENLPAWLKDNEKTAVETFIKNMKKQINKENKPHADLHRN